In Phaseolus vulgaris cultivar G19833 chromosome 3, P. vulgaris v2.0, whole genome shotgun sequence, the sequence ATTCAGTTGTTTGGAGGTCATGAAGGTATATTAGTGTCAATGTACAAAGTTATAATGGATAAAGTCAGTTAACTCAATTCTTTGTGGGTGATGAAGGTAGTCAGTGTTAATGTACAAAGTTTCATTATGTGGTGACCCTTGTTACAATAAATGGTGACCCTTTTTGAAGTTCTTGCATAGACccaatgttttttctttttttgaaaatttgaagttAGTGTTGTTGGTTAGGGTGGGCCATAAGGTGGGGAGAAAATTAGTTAATTCATGTGTTTAGAGGTTATAAAGGTATGGCAATGTCAATGTACAAAGTGTCAATATGTGGTGATCCTTGTAagaatatgtggtgaccctcATTGAAGTTCTTGGACAAACCCAATGAagattttttttggaaatttaaagtTAGTGTTGTTGTTGGTCGAGGTGGAACATGAGGTGGAGAGAAAGTTAGTTAATTCAGGTGTTTAAAGGTGATGAAGGTATGAAAATGTCAGTGTACAAAGTGtcagtatgtggtgacccttGTAAAAATACATAGTGACCCTCATTGAAGTTCTTGCATAGACccaataaagattttttttagaaatttgaaGTTAGTGTTGTTATTGGTTGAAGTGGGCCATTAGGTGGAGAGAAAGTTAGTCAATTCATGTGTTTGGAGGTCATGATGGTATGACAATGTCAATGTACAAAGTGCCAATATGTGAGGACCCTTATAATGTGGTGACTCTCATTGAAGTTCTTGCACACACTCAGTGATATGTTTTTTGGTAATTTGAAATCAGTGTTGTTGTTGGTTGAAGTGGCCATGAGGTGGAGAGAAAGTAAGTTAATTCAGGTGTTTGGTCGTCATGAAGGTATGGTAGTGTCAATGTACAAAGTGACAGTATGTGGTGACTCTTGTTACAATAAATAGTGATCCTCATTGAAGTTCCTGCACAAACCCAATGaagattttttgaaaatttggagaTAGTTGGTATGTGTGGAGAATGTTAGTTAATCTAGTACTTTGGAGTCCATGAAGATATGTCAAAGTCCAGTATGAGGTGACCGTTGTTACAATAAATGGTGATCCTTACTAAACTTCTTGCACACATTTAgtgaagatatttttaaaaatttgaagtcAGTTAATTGAGTTGTTTAGAGGTTTTGAAGATATGTCAGTGACAAGTTACAAAGTGACAGAATGTGGTGACCCTTGTTACAATAAATGGTGACCCTCATTGAACTTCTTGCATATACTCAGTcaagatatttttgaaaatttgaagtcAGTGTTGTTGTTGATTGGGGTGCGCATGAGGTGTGGAGAAAGTCGGTTTATTCTCGTTGCCACTAAAAGTTTTCGCTCAAGCTAAATTCATCCAGTAGTGATGTGTACGCACTGATGCATTTTCACTGAACCTATACAAATTTTCGCTCGAGCAGAAGTTGTCCAGTATTGTTGTTTGACCAATTGTGTATTTTCGGTCACACTACATGTTTTTGCTCACTCAGTGTGCATAAACTTATTCATAGGTCACCATTTATTCCTTAAGAGGTCACCACTAACTATTACATAGTGCATGAAAACTGTAATTGGACATCTTTACATGTATATTGGTGACCTTCGTTGAACTCAATTAACACAAACATAATGCTCATGCATTGCCCTTGCTAAGCACTTTAGTGtagttaaaattaacaaaatatacTCAGTGTGCATAAACTTCGTCGCATATCACTATATATGCTGATGAGAGTtaagtaaaggaggtttttattaatgaaggaagaggcaattcaccatcacacttgaagttcttccttctagtcttctcaaaattaaaagaagacataaaataaagagaggcccaagcccaaagcccaagcccaaacccaagtccatcctatgaagggcaaggccaagtattaaataataaagaatattgttgaaggtgcttagagggaaacattagaaacctctattgttaaagcatcttttagtctttagttaagagtcttagggggggtgtgttagtagataggtgtaggagtaaataaggaggtgccaaagtgagagaaaggatcacaccttcctcatgctttgttttaggcgcaaattctagaagctttttaggagggagtttttgaatttttgtagcttacatttcagcaccttaggctataaatagaggtgctctctttgtatttttcagattggaattaatctaagaaaactctactcaaattttgagtgaactttggagagcttttggagccttcttctctagtcttatcttgatggatcattggagtcctcaagtggcggcatcactctcatctaggagcattccacacttctagtggcgagatcatccaacattcttccatcttcatgagcactctcttctccttccttccttcctttcaattgttcatgttgtcttgtgttcttgagttgtttggttcggcttttctatttttttccagcacctatgttctgttcttgacttttaattacacttttgtTCAGTTCATATGTTTgctaattcaattctgttcggtcctttcaattttacctctctttgttgattcaatttgacaatatgtggagcatccaaatgagtttgggatttggtactagtttttggtgagttcttgtcttagaacaatgatccaactctaagaaaagtgcctctataatgtccagctcaaggtgattcctaagaatgtcaagaatcattctctatatggctagtggaatcacatcatatgCCTTCACGAGTCACCATTTATTTTATCACAACCCCTACCAATTACTTCAAAATGGATACAATTTCAGTGCATAACCTTTTTCTCAGGCCATCACTTATTCATTCAAACCTCACCACTTAATCTTACATGAACTAAGTGCATGGAAGAAATAAACTAACAAACAAATTTACTGCATATGAAATTGGTTATAGGTTACCAGTTACATTTACTAATTGCATGGACACTTCTATTACACATGTAGACATTCATATTGTTGTCTTCCACACACACAGACCTCACGCACATGCATTGTCCCCTCTAACAACAGTGATTAAAATTTCACAATATTTATTAAGTCACAGTTTAACCGTTATTGAACTATAGGTAACCATTGAATGTTATTGTTACACCacaattaatttcaatttaGTATTGACGACAAAGTTTGCCAACTTAATTCATGTCATCGTTGGACAATAGCTTCATATCACAACCTTTTCAAAACCTTGAAAATGTGCATACATAGTtcaaaaattaacttataaaaaacCATTCAACAATtgctgtaccgtcccgtccccgggccttgaccaaaggtcaaagtcaacgtgtGGAAGGGCCCCTCgtgggacccaaggaagaaagtcaacagattgaccaCCTGAGGCATCGCCGGGTTAATGCGTCGCCAATAAGGAGCGTCGCCTTgctaaggcgtcgcctaagaaAAGCGTCACCAAGTTAAAGCATCGCCAagtaaaggcgtcgccaagacaaagCACCAAGCTAAGACATCGcaaggaggcttcgggcctcgataggtcagaacagtaacaaagaaAAGAGGAAAGTGGCCTCagggccataagttctagtaccagtaggggtaacctgactcgtgaagtatccacacCACTGCTGGGAGatcctgggacagatacgacccatgagagggccacaaccaggggagaaccacgtgcgtggtacgagagaaaggtagatacacccccagggcaAGTGACTCGAGCTTAgagcgcatgagttggcacccaaaaagtcaccccacgcgccagatgcacttcaaggaaggaggactcacacaatggattaaccctaagctgggttacggcgctgtgaggccctacGCACAGagtaacgatcaagtcagaaggacacgtggcaattagcacgtgctcattaaatgtttcagtgaaagtttgctaaggtacgcgcTAATTCAGTTAATattcgaacgttccaaggaatatttttatacgctttcaatgcgctttaacgcgttttAAATGCGAGAGGTGTATAAAAGGAGACCTTGGGACGTTTGAAAAGGGgaccgagttttgacctaattctcggaGTCTACACAGAACACAAACCCTATTTGCTTttgctgcgcacccactgtgaacacaaggcaattagggcaacccaGTTTTAGTATTCCAGCACAGTTactttcgaccaccttcagagggtgtgtcacctttgatgtttcttgctagcagacttgatcgtcggagtgcaaacggccgcgagggcgcccctttgttcacttcttttcaggtatcacggacggagcataacgaaggtgccctagctcgcaaggacaagccacgcgcaaagacgatcctaGTCAACCGgtgggaacatttggcgcccaccgtggggccgatataaaacatcagtcccactacacaagtttttcagttccagttctcaaaGTCAGATAAGTTAAGAAGGCTTCCAGAAAGTCACGAAGATGAGACCTACGCGCTCCAGGAGTGAAGAGATGTCCATGCAACAACTTgtgggcatgatgcaagggctgcaggaaGCAATGGCAGCATCGAAAGCGGAGCAAGAGCACTTGTAGGCGGATCTCGCAACTTCTCAGGCaagaaacgatgagctccaccgtGCCAACGAGGAGTGACGCCGTGGATGGCACGATGTAGATGAGCCTTAGACTGCCTCCCCAACTAGAGAGTTCACAACACCATTCTCATAGGCGATCCTGGAGACAacgatccccaacacgttcacggggcccaaggtaaccttcacagggatggaggatcctgaggtgCACCGCACTgtgttccacacgcagatgatgttggttggcggttctgatgccgtaaggtgcaagctctttatgagaactttgactgggatggctatggattggttcatcagcctcccaaaGGGTCACATCATGTCTTTCGCACAGCTCTCACGGCTATTTAGATAACAGTATttagccaacagggccccaGCCCCAGTTTCGTATGACCTTTTCAACATAAAGCAATACCAAGGGGAAACTCtgaaagagtacataagccgctttggggcacaggtggtgaaggtgggtaccacagacgagcccatgatcgtgtacgcatttagGAAGGGGGTGTGTCCTGGATCTTTTAGTAAATCGCTTAACCGCAGTTGCCCCAAGACCTTTGCTGAAGTAAGGCGTCGAGTGGTAGAACACATTGCCTCAGAAGGCGAGGTGTACGAAAAGTGCACGACTGCTGCACCTGCACGACCAAGAGCGCAGATACGCACACAACCTGCTAGGGTCCACGAAGCTGCCACAGAGAGAAGGAACCCAGACAGAAAACGCACCGACGAGACAAGGAGGACTCAGCCTAGGGGTCGGgcagaaggaaggagagaggggAATAGACTActaaggcacaactttgtggtagaactcaaagacctcatcattgtgcccaacatagctgacaaGTTGAGGCCCTCAGTGAAGTCCGACAAGATACTGAGACCTCACAAGGAATCATGGTCCGAATGTCACGACCCGGCAACGCCAGAGGAAGGTCAAGCGCACGAAGTCCCAACTCATCAagaagtgcacaccatctcTAGCGGTTTTTCCGGgggaggacccactgcctctcaacgaAAGAAATACTTAAGGTCAGTAAATTTGGTTGCAGAAGAATTTTCGGAcgacccgtgggagtcagacctcatTTTCACAAGAACTGACCTGCGGGATGTCgtcccacatgacaatgacccgATGGTCATTTCGGTAGTCACCGCGGGAAGAAAGGTACATAAGGTCCTCGTCGACCAAGGCAATtctgcagacgtcatgttttggtcgacccTTAACAAGCTACAATTGTCCCCTGATCTTTTGAGACCCTATACGGGGTGCTTATATGGATTTGCAGATAACCCAGTAGAGGTGCGTggctacttggag encodes:
- the LOC137839446 gene encoding uncharacterized protein — protein: MEDPEVHRTVFHTQMMLVGGSDAVRCKLFMRTLTGMAMDWAPAPVSYDLFNIKQYQGETLKEYISRFGAQVVKVGTTDEPMIVYAFRKGVCPGSFSKSLNRSCPKTFAEVRRRVVEHIASEGEVYEKCTTAAPARPRAQIRTQPARVHEAATERRNPDRKRTDETRRTQPRGRAEGRREGNRLLRHNFVVELKDLIIVPNIADKLRPSVKSDKILRPHKESWSECHDPATPEEGQAHEVPTHQEVHTISSGFSGGGPTASQRKKYLRSVNLVAEEFSDDPWESDLIFTRTDLRDVVPHDNDPMVISVVTAGRKVHKVLVDQGNSADVMFWSTLNKLQLSPDLLRPYTGCLYGFADNPVEVRGYLELRTMFTDGVASRTEGIRYLVVNANSPYNILLGRPALNRLRAVSSTRHMKMKLPDLSGNVIVIKSDQEEARKCYENSLKTKRGIVMVIERPPVSYSPTESKS